TCGTAGTGCTGATGCTGTTATATTATTTAGAGAAGATGATCAAATAATAGTTAATCAGAAATTAGTTTTGTGGAATTCTATATTTAAGAATGAATTAAATACTATTGATCCAGATGTTAATTTATCTATTGAAATATTAGAAGATAATTCACGTAAAATATTTTCAGAGGAGACTGCTACAAAAGCACTTCAAGTACTTTTCTTAATTCCAAATGGGGTTAAAAGCATGAGCCAAGATATTAAAGGATTAGTGCAAAGTTCAACAAATATAGGCGTTCTTACAACAGAAGACGATTATTTAGTATTTGACTCTGCAATAAGGAGCTCGGTTGCATCTTTAAAGAAATTAATATGTGATGAAACTATAGTGCTTGCAGAAATGGTTGGAGCAACTATTGAATTTGAATCTGATTATCCAGAGTGGCAATATGATGCTAACTCTAAGATAAAAACAGTATTTGAAAATGTTTATAAGGATTTATTTGGAAAAAACCCTGAAATAGCAGCTATACATGCAGGTCTTGAGTGTGGATTATTTAGTAAAAAGTTTGAGGGTAATATTGATCAAATATCTTTTGGACCTAATATGTATGATGTGCACACATCAAAAGAACACCTAAGTATCTCATCAACAGATAGAATGTGGAATTACTTATTAGCAGTATTAAAAGAAATAAAATAATGTAGTAAGGTGATGTAGATGAATGGAATTTCATATTTAAAAGATAATAATATTAGGGTTACTAAAGCAAGAAAAAGTATACTTGAAATTATACTCGAAAGCTCAGATGCAATAAACGCAAATGTTATATATGATTTACTTAAAAAAGAAGACATTAAAATAGATTTATCAACGGTTTATAGAACCTTAGATTTGTTAGAGAGTAAAAAAATTGTTAATAAATTTGATTTGGGAAACAATATGTATAACTATATTATAAATAATAATTCACACAAACATATAATTGAGTGTGATTTATGTCATAAGAAAATGGTTATAGATTGCCCTATACCTCAAATAGAAGAGCAAATAAAGGCTAAGACAGGAATAACACTTACAGAAAGTCATGTTTATTTAAAAGGCATTTGTAAGGACTGCAAAAAATAAGAGAGGGTGGGTTTTATGCAATTTTCTTCATTGGTATTAATGGAAGTAGATAAAGAAACTAATCAATTTGTTCGTGAAATTGGAAGTTATGAAACATCGCAGGGCGCAGAGTTTGTAACAAAATTAAATTACTGCGGAGATTTAATTAATTTAACTTTTGATACGCATGATGATGTGGAAGAATGGCAATTTTCAGCAAT
This window of the Clostridium estertheticum genome carries:
- a CDS encoding Fur family transcriptional regulator — protein: MNGISYLKDNNIRVTKARKSILEIILESSDAINANVIYDLLKKEDIKIDLSTVYRTLDLLESKKIVNKFDLGNNMYNYIINNNSHKHIIECDLCHKKMVIDCPIPQIEEQIKAKTGITLTESHVYLKGICKDCKK